A genome region from Purpureocillium takamizusanense chromosome 8, complete sequence includes the following:
- a CDS encoding uncharacterized protein (EggNog:ENOG503P4DF~TransMembrane:1 (i264-286o)) has protein sequence MADEDDLYARTEDGAAASPYDDSVDDEDLVLSPANGYFGALLSRGDDSPPAERGRTSANVPIIPNIMVVDPTLRPSAAAEAKAREATESSSGRPGSERPSQPISDASPGRGASDSQQSHAQAEPPPPSPSVVRRGSEQHTPNTHNVPQHTSHSRDSSLSLRVPTPRTRPVHRHGGHDHRMPPYLDAPPAYSPRPGISYGAIAHDSAAAPSPPSRAAITPTSEQQPLLLTPPHSLTSQFPEVASPSLFRMHFDWTAGGKALRKRAVLVLVALVILVIAATILIGLLLGSLPQNHEYIEEPVKVPEDSHGDMVWKPLPSCRQKSNSRLAVGQSFHFAAQRNLTILQLTEQRHGIAAAAGRAIQVFGELAIRPATGSFFPSGYFAVESMANHDSLGFTFSLDENGSLKVATPGTIHNWDDDDDAQPCIQLRIILYVPRETVLRALDIQTQDLDVSIEKGTIMSVAEDAQILTFAGDITAPVGSKNQSFAPYRLEATSIVAQSLSGRVSGWFPLYEELALITRFGDITATIGQKLPRHRPSTFSFLTVTSLHGKVSVQELGQSPSVDARPRDRRVEIETETGDIWAETLHSATVQVKSVEGSLNLTLTPAFDADCVKWGYESCRIMTETKLGATHAVVNSPSRPQADAIRDPAVEEYGETIDDTRTYSTHANTSNLYSTHGSSSGDLFATYPSEWQGNILASTFTGHMNYTGDGLVMKPWDAINKRMKGTKGDGKSRMIVVSRDGNQRVAFGGGPVY, from the exons atggccgacgaggacgacctgTACGCGCGCACtgaggatggcgccgccgcctcaccctacgacgacagcgtcgacgacgaggacctcgtccTCTCGCCGGCGAATGGCTACTTCGGGGCCTTGTTGTCGCGCGGAGACGACTCGCCGCCTGCGGAGCGGGGCCGCACGTCGGCAAACGTGCCCATCATCCCCAACATCATGGTTGTCGACCCGACTCTACGCCcgagcgcggccgccgaggccaaggcccgTGAAGCGACAGAGTCAAGCTCAGGTCGTCCTGGCTCTGAGCGTCCATCGCAACCCATCTCTGATGCGTCGCCTGGTCGGGGCGCCTCCGACTCTCAGCAATCACATGCGCAGGCTgagccaccaccgccatcaccatcggtAGTGAGGAGAGGCAGCGAACAACACACACCAAACACCCACAACGTCCCTCAGCATACTTCCCATTCTAGAGACTCATCATTGTCATTGCGAGTcccaacgccgaggacgcgacccgttcatcgccatggcggccacgatCACCGCATGCCGCCGTATCTggatgcgccgccggcgtaCTCACCACGCCCCGGGATATCGTACGGGGCCATCGCACACGATTCCGCagctgctccgtcgccgccgtcccgcgcAGCCATCACTCCTACtagcgagcagcagccgcttcTGTTGACGCCGCCCCATTCGCTTACCTCTCAGTTCCCAGAGGTTGCCTCGCCCAGTCTCTTTCGGATGCACTTCGATTGGACCGCGGGGGGCAAGGCGCTTAGAAAGAGAGCCGTCCTCGTACTTGTCGCCCTGGTGATACTCGTCATAGCTGCGACTATACTGATTGGCCTCTTGTTGGGGTCTTTGCCACAG AACCATGAATACATCGAAGAGCCCGTCAAGGTCCCAGAGGATTCTCACGGGGACATGGTATGGAAACCGCTCCCCAGCTGCCGCCAAAAAAGCAACAGCCGCCTCGCGGTAGGGCAAAGCTTCCACTtcgccgcccagcgcaaCCTCACCATCCTCCAGCTCACCGAGCAACGACACGGGATagcagccgctgccggacGAGCCATCCAGGTCTTTGGCGAGCTCGCCATACGCCCCGCCACGGGATCTTTTTTCCCCTCTGGCTACTTTGCCGTGGAGTCCATGGCCAACCATGATTCTCTGGGGTTTACCTTTAGCCTTGACGAGAATGGGTCGCTTAAAGTCGCGACGCCTGGCACGATCCACAactgggacgacgacgacgatgcgcagcCTTGTATTCAGCTGCGCATCATCCTATATGTCCCGCGCGAGACGGTGCTTCGAGCGCTGGACATCCAGACACAAGATCTCGACGTCAGCATCGAGAAGGGCACCATCATGTCCGTCGCAGAAGACGCCCAGATCTTAACCTTCGCAGGAGACATTACGGCTCCTGTGGGCTCCAAGAACCAGAGCTTCGCACCATATAGACTCGAGGCCACCTCCATTGTCGCGCAGAGCCTCAGCGGCCGTGTCAGCGGGTGGTTCCCTCTGtacgaggagctcgcgctCATCACGAGGTTCGGGGACATTACAGCGACGATCGGACAAAAGCTTCCGAGGCATCGGCCATCGACCTTTTCATTCCTAACCGTAACGTCCCTGCACGGCAAGGTGTCCGTGCAAGAGCTGGGCCAGTCGCCCTCCGTGGATGCGCGACCGCGCGATCGCAGAGTCGAGATCGAAACGGAGACGGGCGACATATGGGCTGAGACGCTTCACAGCGCGACCGTCCAGGTCAAGTCCGTTGAGGGAAGCCTCAATCTGACCCTGACACCGGCTTTCGACGCTGATTGCGTCAAATGGGGCTATGAATCCTGCAGAATCATGACGGAAACCAAGCTGGGGGCGACACACGCGGTGGTCAACTCACCATCTCGCCCTCAGGCGGATGCTATCCGGGATCCTGCCGTCGAAGAATACGGCGAGACGATCGACGACACCCGGACGTATAGTACCCACGCAAACACGTCGAATCTTTACTCCACCCACGGTTCGTCCAGTGGAGATTTGTTTGCCACCTATCCGAGTGAATGGCAGGGAAACATTTTGGCATCCACCTTCACGGGGCACATGAATTATaccggcgacgggctcgtcaTGAAGCCCTGGGACGCGATAAACAAGAGAATGAAGGGAACCAAGGGCGATGGCAAATCTAGAATGATTGTCGTGAGCAGAGACGGCAACCAGCGGGTGGCCTTTGGAGGCGGACCGGTCTACTAG
- a CDS encoding uncharacterized protein (EggNog:ENOG503NY77~COG:Q) encodes MASDILFASAIVISGDEAAEPRVADVLVSGGIVTRIGAPGSVDANAGPARRIDASGHVLSPGFIDMHAHSDLYLLTHPEHEAKITQGCTTEVVGQDGISYAPVRSEEQMRAIRDQIAGWNGNPSDDECAAAPLRDVGMFAWRTLGEYLDCLERNRTATNVAALVPQGNLRLLACGPYDTRAEPHEIDDQVKLLREAMDQGAVGMSSGLTYTPGMYASTSELAVLCKVLADEYPGAFYAPHHRSYGFKAIESYAEMLELGQTTGCPVHLTHATLNFSENKGRAPELVAMVDETLAKGVDVTLDTYPYLPGCTTLAALLPSWASSGGPAETLKRLEDAATREEIRIAVEVKGCDGGHGIPTNWDEIQIGSANDPSIASWSGRRVGEVARAVGRPAIDIFFEILRKERLATSCLMHIGNEENVQHMMQHRVHMAGSDAILHGKTLHPRAYGTFTRYLGHYSRDLGLLSLPDVIAHMTSRPAKRLGVYPHRGLLAEGSAADLVLFDPQTVKDMATFEEPKVPSRGIRFVLVNGEVAVDEGKMTGARGGKILRRKDGKVVG; translated from the exons ATGGCGTCTGATATCCTCTTCGCATCCGCCATCGTTATcagcggcgatgaggccgcTGAGCCGCGGGTCGCCGACGTGCTCGTGTCCGGCGGCATCGTGACCCGGATCGGGGCTCCGGGGTCCGTCGACGCCAATGCCGGTCCGGCCCGGCGCATCGATGCGAGCGGCCATGTGCTGTCGCCGGGTTTCATCGACATGCACGCCCACTCGGACCTGTACCTGCTGACGCACCCGGAGCACGAGGCCAAGATCACCCAGGGATGCACG ACCGAAGTCGTCGGCCAGGATGGCATCTCGTACGCCCCCGTGCGCAGCGAGGAGCAGATGCGCGCCATACGGGACCAGATCGCCGGCTGGAACGGCAACCcatccgacgacgagtgcgccgccgcgccgctccgGGACGTGGGCATGTTCGCCTGGCGGACGCTGGGCGAGTATCTCGACTGCCTCGAGCGCAACCGCACCGCGACCAacgtggcggcgctcgtgcCCCAGGGCAACCTGCGGCTGCTCGCCTGCGGGCCGTACGACACGAGGGCCGAGCCGCACGAGATTGACGACCAGGtcaagctgctgcgcgaggccatggaccAGGGCGCCGTGGGCATGTCGAG CGGCCTGACGTATACCCCTGGCATGTATGCGTCCACGTCTGAGCTGGCGGTCCTCTGCAAGGTCCTGGCAGACGAGTACCCCGGTGCCTTTTACGCGCCGCACCACCGCAGCTACGGcttcaaggccatcgagaGCTACGCGGAGATGCTCGAGCTGGGCCAGACAACAGGCTGCCCGGTCC ACCTCACGCACGCGACCCTCAACTTTTCCGAAAACAagggccgcgcccccgagctcgtcgccatggtggACGAGACCCTCgccaagggcgtcgacgtcacgCTCGACACGTACCCTTACCTGCCGGGGTGCACGACCCTCGCGGCTCTGTTGCCGAgctgggcctcgtcgggAGGACCGGCCGAGACGCTGAAACGCCTCGAGGATGCGGCTACTCGCGAGGAGAttcgcatcgccgtcgaggtcaagggcTGCGACGGAGGCCACGGCATCCCTACCAACTGGGACGAGATTCAA ATTGGCTCGGCAAACGACCCCAGCATCGCGTCCTggtccggccgccgcgtcggcgaggttgcgcgcgccgtcggccggccggccattGACATCTTCTTCGAGATCCTGCGCAAGGAGCGcctggcgacgagctgcctcATGCACATTGGCAACGAGGAGAATGTCCAGCACATGATGCAGCACCGCGTGCACATggcgggcagcgacgccatcctccaCGGCAAGACGCTGCACCCGCGCGCGTACGGCACCTTTACGCGATACCTGG GCCATTACTCGCGcgacctcggcctgctcagCCTGCCGGACGTCATCGCCCACATGACATCGCGGCCCGCCAAGCGCCTGGGCGTGTATCCGCACcgcggcctgctggccgaggggtcggcggcggacctggTGCTCTTCGACCCGCAGACGGTCAAGGACATGGCGACGTTTGAGGAGCCCAAGGTGCCGAGCCGCGGCATCAGgttcgtcctcgtcaacggcgaggtggcggtcgacgagggcaagatGACGGGTGCCCGTGGGGGCAAGATCCTGCGCAGGAAAGACGGCAAGGTGGTTGGGTGA
- a CDS encoding uncharacterized protein (EggNog:ENOG503P9U8), translating into MTDHEENDEFSDLVSSRDAVPWPGDTFMIRERRNGRVLALADGQLCLEADISQAGNCHWLCVENNGWLGFRETELKRYLGHDFWWNFTADASRHDQYQYFQARRHPDGGYLLLAPRLGDLVQVTVGKDGNGLVTTKADGVTWEFMEV; encoded by the coding sequence ATGACAGACCACGAGGAAAACGACGAATTCTCGGATTTAGTGTCCAGCCGTGACGCGGTCCCATGGCCCGGCGATACCTTCATGATCCGCGAGCGGCGCAACGGCCGtgtgctcgcgctcgcggacGGACAGTTGTGCCTGGAAGCCGATATCAGCCAAGCCGGCAACTGCCATTGGCTTTGTGTTGAGAACAACGGATGGCTGGGGTTCCGCGAGACAGAACTGAAACGATACCTGGGGCATGATTTCTGGTGGAACTTTACGGCTGATGCGTCGAGGCACGATCAGTATCAGTATTTTCAGGCTCGGAGGCACCCGGATGGGGGATATTTGCTGCTTGCTCCGCGTTTGGGAGATCTTGTGCAAGTTACCGTTGGGAAGGACGGAAATGGGTTGGTTACTACAAAGGCCGATGGAGTTACGTGGGAGTTCATGGAGGTATAG
- a CDS encoding uncharacterized protein (COG:Q~EggNog:ENOG503PAAH~TransMembrane:1 (o20-40i)) produces MPSGLIATLLSGGDVPLDLATKPLPLMIASVVGVLLMLYLRARRAITSTQPPLLNPKKPYELTEGRAKDEFARNSRRVLEKWFSEHPDKPVAVNTDLGRMTVLPPGMADEIRNDKRLDFVQLTQQTFHSHLPGFEGFREGSQDGEIIRRTILRELTQNLCNISQPLAEEATLALRDLLTDSPEWQTVNLRHTILRLVARMSSRAFLGEKLCRDEAWLEVTREYTVTVFTAATELRKYPYAARYVAHWFLRSCGDARRLIKQARGVIQPVIDERRREARDARARGQEPDVYNDAIDWFEREKTTSGDYDAAVVQLVLSLAAIHTTTDLLCQTLSDIVEHPEIIQPLRDEAVAVLSKEGWHKSALFKMTLLDAVLKESQRLKPIGLVSMRRMALQDMTLSDGTFVPRGHCIGVSSHNMWTDASVYADPRAWNPYRFVAMRDNPKKRHLSHLVATSPEHLAWGHGAHACPGRFFAAEEAKIALLNILLKYDLELPAGVVPKPYEYGIALSHDPSLKLRIRRRQAEMEV; encoded by the exons ATGCCTTCAGGACTGATTGCCACCCTGCTCAGCGGCGGAGACGTGCCGCTCGACCTCGCGACCAAGCCGCTGCCCCTGATGATCGcatccgtcgtcggcgtcctcctcATGCTGTACCtacgcgcgcggcgagccatcaccagcacgcagccgccgctgctcaaCCCCAAGAAGCCGTACGAGCTCACCGAGGGGCGCGCCAAGGACGAGTTTGCACGCAACTCGCGGCGAGTGCTGGAGAAGTGGTTCAGCGAGCACCCGGACAAGCCCGTGGCCGTCAACACCGACTTGGGCCGTATGACGGTCCTGCCGCcgggcatggccgacgagATTCGCAACGACAAGAGGCTGGACTTTGTGCAGCTGACACAACAG ACGTTCCACTCGCACCTCCCCGGGTTTGAGGGGTTTAGGGAAGGCTCACAAGATGGCGAGATTATCAGACGGACCATTCTTAGGGAGCTCACGCAGAATCTGT GCAACATCTCACAaccgctggccgaggaggcgacTCTGGCGCTCAGAGATCTCTTGACGGATAGTCCCG AGTGGCAAACCGTCAACCTTCGCCACACAatcctgcgcctcgtcgcgcgcatgtcgtcgcgcgcctTCCTCGGCGAGAAGCTCTGCCGCGACGAAGCCTGGCTCGAGGTGACGCGCGAGTACACCGTCACCGTCTTCACCGCGGCCACGGAGCTGCGCAAGTACCCCTACGCCGCGCGCTACGTGGCGCACTGGTTCCTGCGGagctgcggcgacgcccgccggctcATCAAgcaggcgcgcggcgtcatccagcccgtcatcgacgagcggcggcgcgaggcccgcgacgcgagggcgcgcggACAAGAGCCTGACGTGTAcaacgacgccatcgacTGGTTCGAGagggagaagacgacgagcggcgacTATGACGCGGCGGTTGTGCAGCTCGTGCTCTCCCTCGCGGCCATCCACACGACGACGGACCTCTTGTGCCAGACCTTGAGCGACATTGTTGAACATCCCGAGATCATCCAGCCcctccgcgacgaggcggttgCGGTGCTGTCCAAGGAGGGCTGGCACAAGTCTGCGCTGTTCAAGATGACGCtgctcgatgccgtcctcaAGGAGTCGCAACGCCTCAAACCCATCGGCCTGG TCTCGATGCGCCGCATGGCTCTCCAAGACATGACCCTCTCCGACGGCACCTTTGTCCCCCGCGGCCACTGCATCGGCGTCTCCTCGCACAACATGTGGACCGATGCGTCCGTGTACGCCGACCCGCGGGCGTGGAACCCCTACCGCTTCGTCGCCATGCGCGACAATCCCAAGAAGCGGCACCTGTcgcacctcgtcgccacgagccccgagcacctcgcctggggccacggcgcgcacGCCTGTCCGGgccgcttcttcgccgccgaggaggccaagatTGCGCTGCTCAACATCCTCCTCAAGTACGACCTCGAgctgccggcgggcgtggtgcCGAAGCCGTACGAGTATGGCATCGCCTTGTCCCACGATCCCTCCCTGAAGCTGCGCATCCGAAGACGGCAGGCGGAGATGGAGGTATGA
- a CDS encoding uncharacterized protein (EggNog:ENOG503P3W6) — MDDPSAAYTVFRTASFYDRMFYTFHRHGIQSNILVSARYVCGGRRQLSKCIVYQALASVIKTHPVLRVIGIQRPSPRPGKHRLFRAVLHNIDLDACVEFVADDRGHGVTSATLENAHNSWDWTDDEARTPWWKLIVVGGEHVVFVYHHLVGDGISGVTFHREFLAALNSVVSATTDSGTGPPGNVAYSPSTTLHFPPEATDIATATPSILRLVWNYLIWWLLRLFLRKRLLFGDLPPPRPYSQSVVAVPSSGDRTITRIVTCRIPAAKVRRIISACREHQTTFTPLLVTVFNVTLSTDFYPNALVGASRVAIDLRSHLPLQEAGALAPSGIIMNAAAAAVQLHWLPSYRQNRAKDHQGGLSSNHETIWRLAQNYKKGMSSGLNGCIRDWIASKLVGPDLEDFTETSLPMIGHMVGDTYLVSNLGSIAGRQQGVRAGDGEQGWAIDEMQFSAAATNGHAGSRSITLNIVGVAGGDTLINASFEDGMMRKEVVDAILDRTMMRIDQLCEEGVAR, encoded by the exons ATGGACGATCCATCGGCGGCGTACACGGTATTTCGCACGGCGA GCTTCTACGATCGCATGTTCTACACGTTTCATCGCCATGGGATTCAGTCAAACATTCTCGTCTCGGCGCGATATGTGTgtggtggccgccgacaGCTCTCCAAATGCATCGTATACCAGGCGCTGGCTTCCGTCATCAAAACGCACCCCGTCCTCCGAGTCATTGGCATACAacgtccgtcgccgcgaccAGGGAAACATAGGCTCTTTAGAGCTGTCCTTCACAATATTGACCTAGATGCCTGTGTCGAGTTTGTGGCCGACgaccgtggccatggcgtgACTTCCGCGACGCTCGAGAACGCCCACAACTCCTGGGACTGGACCGACGATGAAGCACGAACTCCGTGGTGGAAGCtcattgtcgtcggcggagagCATGTTGTCTTTGTCTACCACCACTTAGTTGGGGATGGCATTTCCGGTGTAACCTTTCATCGTGAATTCCTTGCCGCTCTCAACTCCGTTGTTTCAGCGACGACCGACTCAGGAACCGGGCCACCAGGGAACGTGGCGTACAGTCCATCAACTACTCTTCACTTCCCGCCCGAAGCGACGGACATCGCAACTGCCACGCCCTCCATCTTGAGGTTGGTGTGGAACTATCTCATTTGGTGGCTGCTTCGACTCTTCCTCCGGAAAAGACTCCTCTTCGGGGATCTCCCACCACCCCGTCCATACTCCCAATCTGTGGTCGCCGTCCCGAGCAGTGGAGACCGGACCATTACACGGATAGTGACATGCAGAATCCCAGCGGCCAAGGTCAGACGCATCATCTCAGCCTGCCGGGAGCACCAGACAACATTTACGCCTCTTCTTGTCACAGTGTTCAATGTCACCCTATCGACGGACTTTTACCCCAACGCCCTGGTCGGTGCGTCCCGCGTTGCCATTGACCTCCGGTCACATCTTCCCCTACAAGAGGCTGGCGCTCTCGCACCGAGTGGGATTATCATGAATGCGGCTGCAGCCGCCGTTCAGCTACACTGGCTACCGAGCTATAGACAAAACAGGGCAAAAGATCACCAAGGCGGACTGTCTTCCAACCATGAGACGATATGGCGCCTGGCACAAAACTACAAAAAGGGCATGAGTTCCGGACTCAACGGATGCATCCGCGATTGGATTGCCTCCAAGCTGGTCGGGCCTGATCTTGAGGACTTCACAGAGACGTCTTTACCCATGATAGGGCACATGGTAGGCGACACGTACCTTGTGTCCAACTTGGGCTCCATTGCCGGCCGGCAACAAGGTGTCCGGGCAGGGGATGGTGAGCAGGGGTGGGCCATTGACGAGATGCAATTCTCAGCCGCCGCAACGAACGGGCACGCGGGGTCGCGCAGCATTACTCTCAACattgtcggcgtcgccggcggagaCACATTGATCAACGCTTCTTTCGAAGACGGCATGATGCGGAAAGAAGTGGTGGATGCCATCCTCGATAGAACAATGATGAGAATTGACCAGCTATGCGAGGAAGGCGTCGCGAGATGA
- a CDS encoding uncharacterized protein (COG:S~EggNog:ENOG503P3WB) produces MPAEGRIVEDPPKYDRSRPLPSMELAYQYKLPNCPGGSSIGLLVTFPPNSSTPPHRHAGAAASAYVLSGTLLNKMNNEPTRVFDKGGSWFEAPGCHHKVSDNYSATETATLLATLVVDTEDVDKGGIAALVELDEEYRDIKF; encoded by the exons ATGCCAGCAGAAGGCAGAATCGTGGAAGACCCCCCAAAGTACGACCGAAG TCGGCCGCTCCCTTCCATGGAGCTCGCATACCAATACAAGTTGCCCAACTGCCCCGGCGGGTCAAGCATCGGGCTTCTCGTAACCTTCCCACCCAACTCGTCCACCCCTCCCCACCGACACGccggggcagcggcgtcagcCTACGTCCTCTCGGGGACCCTACTCAACAAGATGAACAACGAGCCGACGAGGGTGTTTGACAAGGGTGGCAGCTGGTTCGAGGCCCCCGGCTGCCACCACAAGGTCAGCGACAACTACAGCGCCACGGAGACGGCCACGCTGCTGGCGACCCTAGTGGTGGACACCGAGGACGTGGACAAGGGTGGGATTGCCGCGCTCgtggagctggacgaggagtACAGGGACATTAAATTTTAG
- a CDS encoding uncharacterized protein (COG:K~EggNog:ENOG503NY4J) — MEEQMPTQAQGPATRVTLACVQCRERHIRCDGDKPTCARCQSTGVQCTYLKSRRGGRPRRPTLHDQAQAHVQSQPTSAPFGPATAPVTVAVPADEELTTPNLPMVPAATSWRHDSSSSSATRGSSSFDGDDSTTASSSQRVFTTEPLLELYYNYFHGSHPCVLPAHSFVLRMREQPPGMKLLLSVMRFIGSLYSPKVDSAPLEDQISVAMAETQPWTSGYEIQALVLYANAVFWYDNIPKSEELLKMAAYKAVAIGMNLKGYATDHSGGDPVLAESWRRTWWQLYCTDLHVAGTNHNETLYTSQRDVVCTVDLPCEESEYASGCIPPVPKTMDDYDNREFDISEDSADFSSYGYLVGLLRSFDHAVYRLPRSSEANVKEVCSNTDTCVAAWVSLLSQGKRKLFREDGTFDELLFKGHTLLHVYTIDVHRQLSTLTYNPIESTSSCSPRPPPERLEDIYYREAPLHTAKILSSIEQMTKLLALPTKMSLHTPFTICMIATITIAHLSACKYRLRGPELQLGRERIRVAVGALETFAETWPRGRKVLREIKIIAKELLSIGPDHQANVSQPEACSTEMIYTHAFGDSAMTGIEYLISGGDATSFDNTAMSAPRLGSVVSDTGVGNYYSMDFLNCL; from the exons ATGGAGGAGCAAATGCCTACTCAAGCGCAAGGACCCGCCACGCGCGTGACGCTGGCGTGTGTTCAGTGTCGCGAGCGCCACATTAGgtgcgacggcgacaaaccgacctgcgcgcgctgccAATCCACCGGTGTCCAGTGCACCTACTTGAAGTCTCGTAGGGGGGgacgtccgcggcggccgacgctgCACGATCAGGCTCAGGCTCACGTTCAGTCGCAGCCGACCTCCGCTCCGTTTGGACCCGCCACGGCTCCGGTCACGGTCGCCGTCCCAGCCGATGAGGAGCTCACGACGCCGAACCTTCCCATGGTTCCGGCAGCAACTTCATGGCGGCATGacagctccagctcgagTGCCACGCGCGGTAGCTCCAGctttgacggcgacgacagcacaacggcttcgtcgtctcAACGCGTCTTTACCACGGAGCCGCTCTTGGAGCTCTACTACAACTACTTTCATGGATCACACCCATGCGTTCTTCCCGCGCATTCCTTCGTGCTCAGGATGCGAGAGCAGCCACCCGGGATGAAGCTCCTTCTCAGTGTCATGCGGTTCATCGGCTCACTCTACTCGCCCAAGGTGGATTcggcgccgctcgaggaCCAGATAtccgtggccatggcggaaACGCAGCCTTGGACGAGCGGCTACGAGATCCAAGCCTTGGTGCTGTACGCAAACGCCGTCTTTTGGTACGACAATATCCCCAAGTCtgaggagctgctcaagaTGGCGGCGTACAAGGCGGTGGCCATCGGGATGAACCTGAAGGGATATGCGACAGACCACTCCGGCGGAGACCCCGTTCTTGCGGAGAGCTGGCGCCGAACGTGGTGGCAGCTATACTGTACTGATCTGCACGTGGCGGGTACGAATCACAACGAGACTTTGTATACAAGTCAGAGAGACGTTGTTTGCACCGTTGATCTTCCTTGTGAGGAGTCCGAGTACGCGTCCGGG TGCATACCCCCTGTTCCAAAGACCATGGATGACTATGACAACCGAGAGTTCGACATAAGTGAAGATTCTGCGGACTTCTCGTCTTACGGCTACTTGGTGGGCCTTTTGCGAAGCTTCGATCACGCCGTATACAGACTACCTCGGTCCTCGGAGGCAAATGTCAAGGAAGTGTGCAGCAACACCGACACCTGCGTTGCGGCATGGGTGTCATTGCTTTCGCAAGGCAAGAGAAAGCTGTTTCGTGAGGATGGGACATTTGATGAGCTGCTGTTCAAAGGCCACACTCTTCTCCACGT ATACACCATTGATGTGCATAGACAACTATCGACGTTGACGTATAACCCGATTGAAAGCACATCCTCCTGTTCTCCGCGCCCCCCTCCGGAACGGCTGGAAGACATCTACTACAGAGAAGCACCTTTACACACTGCCAAGATCCTGTCGTCCATCGAGCAAATGACCAAGTTGCTTGCCCTCCCCACCAAAATGTCGCTCCACACGCCCTTCACCATCTGCATGatcgccaccatcaccattgCGCACCTCTCCGCCTGCAAGTACCGGCTGAGAGGCCCAGAACTTCAACTCGGGCGCGAGCGTATCCGCGTTGCCGTGGGCGCCCTCGAAACATTTGCAGAAACATGGCCGAGAGGCAGGAAAGTCTTGCGCGAGATCAAGATCATCGCCAAAGAGTTACTCAGTATCGGACCCGACCACCAGGCCAACGTTTCGCAGCCCGAGGCATGCTCAACGGAGATGATCTACACGCATGCTTTCGGCGACAGCGCCATGACTGGTATCGAGTATCTCATTTCCGGTGGCGACGCGACCTCCTTTGACAACACGGCGATGTCGGCCCCGCGCCTCGGCTCGGTTGTGAGCGACACGGGCGTCGGCAACTATTATTCTATGGACTTTTTGAACTGTTTATAG